From one Gemmatimonadota bacterium genomic stretch:
- the lepB gene encoding signal peptidase I — protein MHGTAAPDSRATITETERAAALERVNTTRPRILHFLWEWAKSFQLAVLLFLVIRAFVVEAFKIPSGSMEGTLLVGDFLLVNKLVYGAEVPFTGKRLPAVRTPARGDVLVFQWPSDPSKNFVKRLVGVPGDTLSMTEGILFRNGVRLQESYVRHTDPGADPAGDEFRWQRDYLVRTAEASTGYHPSRNNWGPLVVPAQHLFVLGDNRDNSLDSRYWGFVPDSLVRGTPMVVYYSYVPDSSAQLDFLTRVRWHRLGDRVR, from the coding sequence ATGCACGGCACCGCTGCGCCGGACTCGCGCGCAACGATCACCGAGACGGAACGGGCCGCGGCGCTGGAGCGCGTGAACACGACGCGTCCGCGCATCCTGCACTTCCTGTGGGAATGGGCCAAGTCGTTCCAACTCGCCGTCCTGCTCTTTCTCGTCATTCGCGCCTTTGTCGTCGAGGCGTTCAAGATCCCGAGCGGCAGCATGGAGGGGACGCTGCTGGTCGGCGACTTCCTCCTGGTGAACAAGTTGGTGTACGGCGCCGAGGTCCCCTTCACCGGGAAGCGCCTGCCGGCGGTCCGCACACCGGCGCGGGGAGACGTGCTGGTCTTCCAGTGGCCGTCCGATCCCTCCAAGAACTTCGTCAAGCGCCTGGTGGGAGTTCCCGGCGACACCCTCTCGATGACCGAGGGGATCCTGTTCCGGAACGGGGTGCGCCTTCAGGAATCGTACGTGCGGCACACGGATCCGGGCGCCGACCCGGCCGGTGACGAGTTTCGGTGGCAACGCGACTACCTTGTGCGTACGGCCGAGGCCTCGACCGGCTATCACCCATCTCGCAATAATTGGGGGCCGCTGGTCGTCCCCGCGCAGCATCTCTTCGTACTCGGCGACAATCGCGACAACTCCCTCGACTCGCGCTACTGGGGCTTCGTCCCCGATTCGCTCGTTCGCGGGACGCCCATGGTGGTGTACTACAGCTACGTCCCCGATTCGTCGGCGCAGCTGGATTTCCTGACCCGGGTTCGGTGGCATCGACTCGGCGACCGCGTGCGCTAG
- a CDS encoding RNA polymerase sigma factor RpoD/SigA produces the protein MAAGRIASKKSSYDEGSLDQYLRDISAYPLITREEEVLLAQRIRVGDQEALDKLVRSNLRFVVSVAKKYQNQGVSLSDLINEGNLGLIRAAHKFDETKGIKFISYAVWWIRQAILQALAEQSRIVRVPLNRAGTLHRIGKRANALLQELGREATHAEIADGMDITEEEVAKTMSISQAHLSLDAPLTPGEDNKLLDYLPDNLNPTPDEQTFEKALTESIEEALSSLKEREAKILRLYFGLDGEEPMTLEQIGSLLGITRERVRQIKEKALSRLRHVSRARALESYLG, from the coding sequence GTGGCTGCAGGACGCATCGCTTCCAAGAAGTCGTCGTACGACGAAGGCTCGCTCGACCAGTACCTGCGCGACATCAGTGCGTATCCGCTCATCACGCGGGAGGAAGAAGTCCTCCTCGCGCAGCGCATTCGTGTGGGTGACCAGGAAGCGCTCGACAAGCTGGTGCGCTCGAACCTGCGCTTCGTCGTCTCGGTCGCGAAGAAGTACCAGAACCAGGGCGTCTCGCTGTCCGACCTGATCAACGAGGGGAACCTCGGCCTCATTCGCGCGGCCCACAAGTTCGACGAGACCAAGGGGATCAAGTTCATCTCCTACGCGGTCTGGTGGATCCGCCAGGCGATCCTGCAGGCGCTGGCCGAACAATCGCGCATCGTGCGCGTCCCGCTCAACCGCGCCGGCACGCTGCACCGCATCGGCAAGCGCGCCAACGCGCTGCTGCAGGAACTCGGGCGCGAGGCGACGCACGCCGAGATCGCCGACGGGATGGACATCACCGAAGAGGAAGTCGCCAAGACGATGTCGATCTCGCAGGCGCACCTCTCGCTCGATGCGCCGCTGACGCCCGGGGAGGACAACAAGCTCCTCGACTACCTCCCGGACAACCTGAACCCGACGCCCGACGAACAGACGTTCGAAAAGGCGCTGACGGAGTCGATCGAGGAGGCGCTGTCGTCGCTCAAGGAGCGCGAGGCCAAGATCCTGCGGCTCTACTTCGGGCTCGACGGCGAGGAGCCGATGACGCTCGAGCAGATCGGGTCGTTGTTAGGCATCACGCGCGAACGCGTGCGGCAGATCAAGGAGAAGGCGCTGTCGCGGTTGCGGCACGTGTCGCGCGCGCGGGCCCTCGAGTCGTACCTTGGGTAA
- a CDS encoding DUF983 domain-containing protein — protein MGNGTGDGRGELGGPSAPGPRALRDDNEHLDLSLPGLGRILVLVGRALTLHCPHCGKGPVLVNWFRLRPACGHCTRALERGEPDYFLGGMMFNLILAELLFAGIFVAVLVFMWPTVPWDGISIGAPVGMALAPILLYPISKLVWLAFDLSFRPEQDS, from the coding sequence TTGGGTAACGGGACGGGAGACGGGCGGGGGGAGCTCGGTGGACCGTCGGCACCAGGGCCGCGCGCGCTGCGCGACGACAACGAGCACCTCGATCTCTCCCTCCCCGGCCTCGGCCGGATTCTCGTCCTCGTCGGCAGGGCACTCACGCTGCACTGCCCGCACTGTGGAAAAGGGCCGGTGCTGGTGAACTGGTTTCGGCTGCGCCCCGCCTGCGGTCACTGCACGCGAGCGCTCGAGCGCGGGGAGCCCGACTACTTCCTTGGCGGGATGATGTTCAACCTGATCCTCGCCGAGCTCCTCTTTGCCGGGATCTTCGTCGCCGTCCTGGTGTTCATGTGGCCGACCGTCCCGTGGGACGGGATCTCCATTGGCGCCCCGGTCGGGATGGCGCTCGCCCCGATCCTTCTCTATCCGATCTCCAAGCTCGTCTGGCTCGCCTTCGATCTTTCGTTCCGTCCCGAACAGGACAGCTGA
- a CDS encoding YajQ family cyclic di-GMP-binding protein, whose translation MAQQSSFDVTTGVDLQEVDNAVNQADKEIATRYDFKGSKAAIEFARTEGKLVLTAEHDLRMRALVDILQSKLIKRGVPVKNLEVGETKSAGGDTLRKEIGLKMSLDGETAKKVSATIKEAKLKKVQAAIQGDQVRVSSPSKDDLQLAIALLRSTDFGVELKFGNFR comes from the coding sequence ATGGCCCAACAGAGTTCCTTCGACGTCACGACGGGCGTCGACCTGCAGGAAGTGGACAATGCGGTCAACCAGGCCGACAAGGAGATCGCGACCCGCTACGACTTCAAGGGGTCGAAGGCGGCCATCGAGTTCGCACGCACCGAGGGCAAGCTCGTCCTCACCGCCGAGCACGACCTCCGGATGCGCGCCCTCGTCGACATCCTGCAGAGCAAGCTGATCAAGCGCGGTGTCCCGGTGAAGAACCTCGAGGTCGGGGAGACCAAGTCGGCCGGCGGCGACACCCTGCGCAAGGAAATCGGCCTCAAGATGTCGCTCGATGGCGAGACGGCCAAGAAGGTCTCGGCCACGATCAAGGAGGCCAAGCTCAAGAAGGTGCAGGCAGCGATCCAGGGGGACCAGGTGCGGGTGAGCTCCCCGTCCAAGGACGACCTGCAGCTGGCGATCGCCCTCCTTCGCTCCACCGACTTCGGGGTCGAACTGAAGTTCGGGAACTTCCGGTAG
- a CDS encoding peptide ABC transporter substrate-binding protein translates to MPTSRQGTRRPLALAVAALLLAACGGERPAGDEGRGTVIIATAADADFLLPALVTQLVGKQVIDQLFEPLAAMPATMNTIGDVGFQPRLAKSWEWGADSLSITFHLDPRARWHDGQPVRARDVRFSLEFTKDPVVASRQAGGLESIDSISVSDSLTAVAWFSRRSAEQFFSLVYNLTVMPEHLLASLPRDKVREAEFARAPVGNGRFRFRRWEKGAVIELVADTASFRGRPSIDRVMWSISPDPTALWGRVVNEEADFVEMLRGEPLAKVEASTTSRALPYEGLDYGFVLFNVRAQGNRRQSHPVLGDLATRRALTLAIDRQAVTRNVFDTLAYTGLGPVVRAQWAADTTVAIPGQNVAAAKAMLDSLGWRDADGNGIREKGGRPLRFSLLAPSSSSARRQASVILQAQWKEVGADVTLEDMEFNAFIESIQSGKFDAMMHGLHADPSPSDARGTFGSPANPDSPGSNFGGYSNLAVDAAFDSAMTEFDPVRAKALYQRAYAQIQSDAAAIFLYEPKPVAGISRRIEGVTMPASGWWTTIADWKISPDKRIARDKIPLGAPLLPVAGGDTAKSGAP, encoded by the coding sequence ATGCCGACCTCGCGTCAGGGCACTCGCCGCCCGCTCGCCCTTGCTGTGGCCGCGCTCCTTCTCGCCGCCTGCGGCGGCGAGCGTCCCGCCGGCGACGAGGGACGTGGCACCGTGATCATCGCGACCGCGGCCGACGCCGATTTCCTCTTGCCGGCGCTCGTGACGCAGCTCGTGGGCAAGCAGGTCATCGACCAGCTCTTCGAGCCGCTGGCGGCGATGCCGGCCACCATGAACACCATTGGCGATGTCGGCTTCCAGCCGCGCCTCGCGAAGTCATGGGAGTGGGGCGCCGATTCGCTCTCGATCACCTTCCACCTCGACCCGCGCGCCCGCTGGCACGATGGCCAGCCCGTGCGAGCGCGCGACGTGCGCTTCTCGCTCGAGTTCACGAAGGACCCCGTGGTGGCCTCGCGGCAGGCCGGCGGGCTCGAGTCGATCGATTCCATCTCCGTCTCCGACTCGCTCACCGCGGTCGCCTGGTTCTCGCGACGCAGCGCTGAGCAGTTCTTTTCGCTGGTATACAACCTGACGGTCATGCCCGAGCACCTGCTGGCGAGCCTTCCGCGCGACAAGGTGCGCGAGGCAGAGTTCGCCCGCGCCCCAGTCGGGAATGGGCGATTCCGCTTCCGCCGCTGGGAGAAGGGGGCGGTGATCGAACTCGTGGCCGACACCGCCAGCTTCCGCGGTCGCCCGTCGATCGATCGCGTGATGTGGAGCATTTCCCCGGACCCGACGGCGCTCTGGGGACGCGTCGTGAACGAGGAAGCGGACTTCGTCGAGATGCTGCGGGGCGAGCCGCTGGCCAAGGTCGAGGCGTCGACGACCTCGCGTGCGCTCCCCTACGAGGGGCTCGATTACGGCTTCGTCCTGTTCAACGTCCGCGCGCAAGGGAATCGCCGCCAGTCGCATCCGGTGCTGGGCGATCTGGCCACGCGGCGCGCCCTCACGCTCGCGATCGATCGGCAGGCGGTGACGCGCAACGTCTTCGACACCCTCGCCTACACCGGGCTCGGCCCGGTGGTACGCGCGCAGTGGGCGGCCGACACGACCGTCGCCATCCCCGGCCAGAACGTCGCGGCCGCCAAGGCGATGCTCGATTCGTTAGGCTGGCGCGACGCCGACGGCAATGGGATTCGCGAGAAGGGAGGGCGCCCGCTGCGCTTCTCCCTGCTCGCGCCGTCGTCGAGCTCCGCGCGGCGCCAGGCGTCGGTCATCCTCCAGGCGCAATGGAAGGAAGTCGGCGCCGACGTGACCCTGGAAGACATGGAGTTCAACGCCTTCATCGAGAGCATACAGTCGGGGAAGTTCGACGCGATGATGCACGGACTGCATGCCGACCCGAGTCCGTCGGATGCGCGCGGGACCTTCGGCTCACCCGCCAACCCGGACAGCCCAGGGAGCAACTTCGGTGGGTATTCGAACCTCGCCGTCGATGCCGCCTTCGACTCCGCGATGACCGAGTTCGATCCGGTGCGCGCCAAGGCGTTGTACCAGCGCGCCTACGCGCAGATCCAGTCAGACGCCGCGGCCATCTTCCTGTACGAGCCCAAGCCCGTGGCGGGGATCAGCCGGCGCATCGAGGGGGTCACAATGCCCGCCTCGGGCTGGTGGACGACGATCGCCGACTGGAAGATCTCCCCCGACAAGCGGATCGCCCGCGACAAGATCCCGCTGGGCGCCCCGCTCCTCCCGGTCGCCGGTGGAGATACGGCCAAGTCCGGCGCACCATAG
- the rimO gene encoding 30S ribosomal protein S12 methylthiotransferase RimO → MSSPVPGAFAPRRIVIGANAHAELAQALRASRPDLEIRGNKFTELTPADLAWGEAYVGFKRPPLPSMGNIRWVHCTGAGVDAWLYPTELPREILLTRSSESFGPMIAEWALARALAYSQQLVDLAQCQRLHRWAPRDLTLLRGTKAVVVGTGDVGTSVGRLFNALGCKTYGVSRSGEADASVFAAMAQVSALKDMAAIADWLIVTLPLTAETRGLVSRDVMSACRGAVLINAGRGAVIDESAIPAALDNGWLKGGGARRVRGGAAPPGVAALARHARDDLAAHLGADDGGWGGGRLPRMPGGVREGRTDPVGGGSCAPVLSSRPRSPASRSMRFAVLTLGCDKNTVDSERYIAELVAHGAERSQSMDDADVIVVNTCGFIDAAKRESLEAILEAARHKEDGRCQLVAAVGCMVTRHKAELEESLPEVDLFLSTAESDRLIPELESRGLLDDAPLLQHPGVRLYAGELPHVRYLKISEGCDHGCAFCAIPLMRGKHRSFALGDVVREAQLLEAQGAREVNLVAQDLAHYGRDVRDGTALPELLQALLLETTIPWFRLLYIYSAGLSPAMLDLIAREPRIVRYLDIPMQHASDSVLARMRRPERKAKQREKLRALREQIPGVAIRTTVIVGFPGETEEEFQELLDFLEEAQLERVGAFTYSPQEGTKAHEMVDDVPEQVKRARLERVQELQRLITAERYESWIGRTARVLIDKAANAEGVAQGRLEAQGDDIDGVTWVTMGAFAHVAAGTIVEVRLEDVVDDYDFRATAIRVLDAPVAAPAPSARRVLPVAPGSVGSFGR, encoded by the coding sequence ATGTCCTCGCCCGTCCCCGGGGCCTTCGCCCCGCGTCGCATCGTCATCGGCGCCAACGCGCACGCCGAACTCGCCCAGGCGCTTCGCGCTTCGCGCCCTGACCTGGAGATCCGCGGCAACAAGTTCACGGAGCTCACCCCGGCGGACCTGGCCTGGGGTGAGGCGTACGTGGGCTTCAAGCGTCCGCCGCTCCCCTCGATGGGGAACATCCGCTGGGTGCACTGCACGGGCGCCGGCGTCGACGCCTGGCTGTATCCCACGGAGCTACCGCGAGAGATCCTCCTCACGCGCAGCAGTGAGTCGTTCGGCCCGATGATCGCGGAGTGGGCGCTGGCGCGCGCGCTGGCGTACTCGCAGCAGCTCGTCGACCTCGCGCAGTGCCAGCGGTTGCATCGCTGGGCGCCGCGCGACCTCACGCTGCTCCGCGGTACCAAGGCCGTGGTCGTCGGCACCGGCGACGTGGGGACGAGCGTCGGTCGCCTGTTCAACGCGCTGGGATGCAAGACCTACGGCGTCTCGCGGTCGGGCGAAGCGGATGCCTCGGTCTTTGCCGCGATGGCGCAGGTGTCGGCGCTCAAGGACATGGCGGCGATCGCCGACTGGCTCATCGTCACCCTGCCGCTGACGGCCGAGACGCGCGGCCTGGTGAGCCGGGACGTGATGTCGGCGTGCCGCGGCGCGGTGCTGATCAATGCCGGTCGTGGCGCGGTGATCGACGAGTCGGCGATTCCCGCGGCGCTCGACAACGGCTGGCTCAAGGGGGGCGGCGCTCGACGTGTTCGAGGTGGAGCCGCTCCCCCTGGAGTCGCCGCTCTGGCTCGACACGCGCGTGATGATCTCGCCGCACATCTCGGGGCTGACGACGGTGGATGGGGCGGCGGCCGGCTTCCTCGAATGCCTGGCGGCGTTCGAGAAGGGCGAACGGACCCGGTGGGAGGTGGATCGTGCGCGCCAGTACTGAGCTCCCGTCCCCGATCTCCTGCCTCCCGTAGCATGCGCTTCGCCGTCCTGACGTTAGGCTGCGACAAGAACACCGTCGATTCCGAACGCTACATCGCGGAATTGGTGGCGCACGGCGCCGAGCGATCCCAGTCGATGGACGACGCCGACGTGATCGTCGTGAACACGTGCGGCTTCATCGACGCCGCCAAGCGCGAGTCGCTGGAGGCGATCCTCGAGGCGGCGCGGCACAAGGAGGACGGGCGCTGCCAGCTCGTGGCGGCCGTCGGCTGCATGGTCACGCGGCACAAGGCCGAACTCGAGGAGTCGCTCCCCGAGGTCGACCTCTTCCTGTCGACCGCCGAGAGCGACCGCCTCATTCCCGAGCTCGAGTCGCGCGGGCTGCTGGACGATGCGCCGCTGCTGCAGCACCCGGGGGTGCGCCTGTACGCCGGCGAGCTGCCGCACGTGCGCTACCTCAAGATCAGCGAGGGGTGCGACCACGGCTGTGCCTTCTGTGCCATCCCGCTCATGCGCGGCAAGCACCGCTCCTTCGCGTTAGGCGACGTGGTGCGCGAGGCGCAGCTGCTCGAGGCGCAGGGGGCGCGCGAGGTGAATCTCGTGGCGCAGGACCTGGCGCACTACGGGCGCGACGTGCGCGATGGCACCGCGCTTCCCGAGCTCTTGCAGGCGCTGCTGCTCGAGACCACGATCCCGTGGTTTCGACTGCTCTACATCTACAGTGCCGGGTTGTCGCCGGCGATGCTCGACCTCATCGCTCGCGAACCGCGCATCGTGCGCTACCTCGACATCCCGATGCAGCACGCGTCGGACTCCGTGCTGGCGCGCATGCGCCGACCCGAGCGCAAGGCGAAGCAGCGCGAGAAGCTGCGCGCGCTGCGCGAGCAGATCCCGGGCGTGGCCATTCGCACCACCGTCATCGTGGGCTTTCCTGGCGAGACCGAGGAGGAGTTCCAGGAGCTGCTCGATTTCCTGGAGGAGGCGCAGCTCGAGCGCGTGGGGGCGTTCACCTACTCGCCGCAGGAGGGGACGAAGGCCCATGAGATGGTCGATGACGTCCCCGAGCAGGTGAAGCGGGCGCGCCTCGAGCGGGTGCAGGAGCTGCAACGCCTCATCACGGCCGAGCGCTACGAGTCGTGGATCGGTCGCACGGCGCGCGTCCTCATCGACAAGGCCGCCAACGCCGAAGGGGTCGCGCAGGGGCGGCTGGAGGCCCAGGGTGACGACATCGACGGTGTGACGTGGGTCACCATGGGCGCGTTCGCCCACGTCGCTGCCGGGACGATCGTCGAGGTCCGCCTCGAGGACGTCGTCGACGACTACGACTTCCGGGCCACCGCGATCCGCGTCCTCGATGCGCCCGTGGCGGCCCCGGCGCCGTCGGCGCGGCGCGTCCTCCCGGTGGCGCCGGGGAGCGTCGGGAGCTTCGGGCGCTGA
- a CDS encoding SpoIID/LytB domain-containing protein — translation MRAWLALACWIALPLAAVAGQGRAASARGGEGASEGGGEVRVVVGAVGSEASAGAQGGWRLTDAWGRVHAQGSGAPDWVIERRNRRVRVAFGGGTRVTAWSDEPFVLEPAASGGAVTWNGRRYRGTLAFAAVDTAILVINRVDLEGYLRGVLPLELGVRSPNESPALEAQAIAARSYTVVRLREGRAAAYDLTSGAFDQVYGGLDVEHPIADAAVAATEGLVLSYNGAVVRAPYHSTCGGHTVASTEAWSGVRDEPYLRGVSDARDGGGAWCDISPRFRWERTFDRRALDDAVSRYVRAHGAGMLAAGGSVREARIEARTRSGRVASLVLETDGGAMRLSGTEMRTTLRTARGEILNSTYFSLEPVIGRDGRLMQLTLRGSGNGHGVGMCQWGAIGRARAGHDVRSILAAYYPGTVLVRLP, via the coding sequence ATGCGCGCGTGGCTTGCCCTGGCCTGCTGGATCGCGCTCCCGCTGGCGGCGGTAGCGGGGCAGGGGCGTGCCGCGTCTGCGCGCGGAGGCGAGGGCGCGTCGGAAGGCGGGGGCGAGGTGCGCGTCGTCGTCGGTGCGGTGGGGAGCGAGGCGTCTGCCGGTGCCCAAGGGGGGTGGCGGCTCACGGATGCCTGGGGACGCGTGCACGCGCAGGGCAGCGGCGCGCCCGACTGGGTGATCGAGCGGCGTAACCGGCGCGTGCGCGTCGCCTTTGGTGGCGGGACGCGCGTCACCGCCTGGAGTGACGAGCCGTTCGTCCTGGAGCCGGCGGCCAGCGGGGGGGCGGTGACGTGGAACGGCAGGCGCTATCGGGGAACGCTGGCCTTCGCCGCGGTCGACACGGCGATCCTCGTGATCAACCGTGTCGACCTCGAGGGGTACCTGCGTGGGGTGCTCCCGCTCGAGCTGGGCGTACGGTCACCTAACGAATCGCCCGCACTCGAGGCGCAGGCGATCGCCGCGCGGAGCTACACGGTGGTGCGCCTGCGCGAGGGGCGGGCCGCCGCGTACGACCTCACCAGCGGCGCCTTCGATCAGGTCTACGGCGGGCTGGACGTGGAGCACCCCATCGCCGACGCGGCCGTGGCGGCGACCGAGGGGCTTGTCCTGTCGTACAACGGGGCGGTGGTGCGCGCCCCCTATCACTCCACGTGCGGCGGCCACACGGTCGCCTCGACGGAGGCGTGGAGCGGGGTGCGCGACGAGCCGTACCTGCGCGGGGTCTCGGATGCGCGCGACGGCGGGGGCGCCTGGTGCGACATCTCCCCGCGCTTTCGCTGGGAGCGCACCTTCGACCGGCGCGCGCTGGACGATGCGGTCTCGCGGTACGTGCGGGCGCATGGGGCCGGGATGCTGGCGGCGGGGGGATCGGTGCGTGAGGCTCGCATCGAGGCGCGCACGCGTTCGGGGCGGGTCGCCTCGTTGGTGCTGGAGACCGACGGCGGGGCGATGCGACTCTCCGGCACGGAGATGCGCACGACGCTGCGCACGGCACGTGGCGAGATCCTGAACTCGACCTATTTTTCGCTGGAGCCGGTGATCGGGCGTGACGGCCGGCTCATGCAGCTGACGCTTCGGGGTTCGGGCAACGGCCACGGGGTCGGGATGTGCCAGTGGGGGGCGATCGGTCGTGCCCGCGCAGGACACGACGTGCGGTCGATCCTCGCGGCCTACTATCCCGGCACGGTGCTCGTGCGCCTCCCCTGA
- a CDS encoding Gfo/Idh/MocA family oxidoreductase, which translates to MHPPVRIAVVGAGAIAQLAHLPVLSKLRGAQLVALCDNDRAKARALADRFSIPDVFTDIDDLLDYDELDAVVVASPSHLHEPQVLQLLAAGVDVMCERPLSLASKGIERILAAAARGNRKVFVANNHRFRSDVQALARFLSGGELGKLSGVRAGAYHPRGKIEGWRLRRQEAGGGALFEQGFPLVDLAMWLADFPVPERVWCHIDRARGANAVEESAVLAVECANNISFSIDVSWSYVGTDERWWFETLSSRGSARLAPLRVAKELNGKPVDVSPTGAAARESAFIQSYRAELTHFVSVLRGEVEYEAPTDQVIVHRLLEAAYKSAEERKEVRL; encoded by the coding sequence ATGCATCCCCCCGTTCGAATCGCGGTCGTCGGCGCTGGCGCCATCGCGCAGCTCGCCCATCTCCCGGTCCTCTCCAAGTTGCGCGGCGCACAACTCGTCGCCCTGTGCGACAACGACCGGGCCAAGGCACGGGCGCTCGCCGATCGCTTCAGCATCCCCGACGTCTTCACCGACATCGACGACCTCCTCGACTACGACGAGCTGGACGCGGTGGTCGTGGCCTCGCCGTCGCACCTCCACGAGCCGCAGGTGTTGCAGCTGCTGGCGGCCGGCGTCGACGTGATGTGCGAGCGGCCGCTCTCGCTCGCCTCCAAGGGGATCGAGCGAATCCTCGCCGCCGCGGCCCGCGGCAATCGCAAGGTGTTCGTCGCCAACAACCACCGGTTCCGCAGCGACGTCCAGGCGCTGGCCCGCTTCCTGAGCGGCGGCGAGCTGGGCAAGCTCTCCGGGGTGCGCGCCGGCGCGTACCATCCACGCGGCAAGATCGAGGGGTGGCGCCTGCGACGGCAGGAAGCGGGGGGCGGCGCGCTCTTCGAGCAGGGCTTTCCCCTCGTCGACCTCGCGATGTGGCTCGCCGACTTCCCGGTCCCCGAGCGCGTCTGGTGCCACATCGACCGTGCCCGCGGCGCCAACGCGGTCGAGGAGTCGGCGGTGCTCGCGGTCGAGTGCGCCAACAACATCTCCTTCAGCATCGACGTCTCCTGGTCGTACGTGGGGACCGACGAACGCTGGTGGTTCGAGACACTGAGCTCGCGCGGCAGCGCGCGCCTGGCCCCGCTGCGCGTGGCGAAGGAGCTCAACGGCAAGCCGGTCGACGTCTCGCCCACCGGGGCGGCGGCGCGCGAGTCGGCGTTCATCCAGTCGTATCGCGCCGAGCTCACGCACTTCGTCTCGGTGCTGCGTGGCGAGGTGGAGTACGAGGCCCCGACCGACCAGGTGATCGTGCACCGCTTGCTCGAGGCGGCCTACAAGTCCGCGGAAGAAAGGAAGGAAGTGCGCCTGTGA
- a CDS encoding DUF4105 domain-containing protein produces MMRVLAWLLAALLVLPAVAVGQGAPSPVPAAPSAGATDVPGSELDVYVMTMGQGSLLWERFGHNALGIRDRRTGTDIVYNWGTFSFEQPGFLPRFLRGEMLYWMAPYDAVQTLLAYQQYNRSVVVQRLNLTAAQKDSIRRFVEWNAQDANKFYRYDYYRDNCSTRVRDVLDMVLGGAIRRATDSVVTTMTYRDHSLRLMDGMFWSRTGIDLALGGPTDRPITGWEAMFIPMEVQRRLRDVRIPDSTGTLVPLVTSEEVLFTASREAERMDVPALAWGGLLVGAGVALLLYFVGYRTPGRVGATAVSLAWSGLAGVFGLLLFLLWTVTQHVAAYGNQNLFFIHPLWLAVAALLPFARSGRRWRSTLLVLVRGCAGLTLVGALLALTPWGQPSGAIAAFATPVNLVAYLLVLRVVYFAQQAANREAEHTARLASAASTRRK; encoded by the coding sequence GTGATGCGCGTGCTGGCGTGGCTCCTTGCCGCGCTCCTGGTGCTCCCCGCGGTGGCCGTCGGTCAGGGCGCGCCATCGCCGGTCCCCGCCGCGCCATCGGCCGGCGCGACGGACGTCCCCGGCAGTGAGCTCGACGTCTACGTGATGACGATGGGGCAGGGCTCCCTGCTCTGGGAACGCTTCGGGCACAATGCGTTAGGCATCCGCGATCGCCGTACCGGGACCGACATCGTCTACAACTGGGGGACCTTCTCCTTCGAGCAGCCGGGCTTCCTCCCCCGTTTCCTGCGTGGGGAGATGCTGTACTGGATGGCGCCGTACGACGCGGTCCAGACGCTGCTCGCCTACCAGCAGTACAACCGCTCGGTCGTCGTCCAGCGCCTCAACCTCACCGCCGCGCAGAAGGACAGCATCCGGCGCTTTGTCGAGTGGAACGCGCAGGACGCCAACAAGTTCTACCGGTACGACTACTACCGCGACAACTGCTCCACCCGCGTGCGAGACGTGCTCGATATGGTCCTTGGCGGGGCCATCCGACGCGCGACCGACTCGGTCGTGACGACGATGACGTATCGCGACCATTCGCTGCGCCTGATGGATGGGATGTTCTGGAGCCGCACCGGGATCGACCTCGCCCTCGGCGGCCCCACCGACCGCCCGATCACGGGCTGGGAGGCGATGTTCATCCCGATGGAGGTGCAGCGCCGCCTGCGCGACGTCCGCATCCCCGATTCCACGGGAACCCTCGTCCCGCTCGTCACGTCCGAAGAGGTGCTGTTCACCGCGTCACGAGAGGCGGAGCGCATGGACGTGCCGGCGCTCGCCTGGGGGGGGCTGCTCGTGGGGGCGGGCGTGGCGCTGCTGCTCTACTTCGTGGGGTACCGCACCCCCGGGCGCGTCGGCGCCACGGCGGTGTCGCTCGCCTGGAGTGGCTTGGCCGGCGTCTTTGGCCTGCTCCTCTTCCTGCTGTGGACCGTCACGCAGCACGTGGCCGCCTACGGGAACCAGAACCTCTTCTTCATCCACCCGTTGTGGCTGGCGGTGGCCGCCTTGCTCCCCTTCGCGCGTTCGGGGCGGCGCTGGCGCAGCACGCTGCTGGTGCTCGTGCGGGGGTGCGCCGGGCTGACGCTCGTGGGGGCGCTGCTCGCGCTCACGCCGTGGGGACAACCGTCCGGTGCCATCGCCGCCTTCGCGACCCCGGTGAACCTGGTCGCCTACCTGCTGGTGCTGCGGGTGGTGTATTTCGCGCAGCAGGCGGCGAACCGCGAGGCGGAGCACACCGCGCGCCTGGCCTCCGCCGCCTCGACGCGGCGCAAGTGA